One genomic segment of Theobroma cacao cultivar B97-61/B2 chromosome 6, Criollo_cocoa_genome_V2, whole genome shotgun sequence includes these proteins:
- the LOC18596704 gene encoding ubiquitin-like modifier-activating enzyme atg7 isoform X1, with protein sequence MAKEGSGSILQFAPFQSSVDEGFWHRLSSLKLNKFGIDDSPIPISGFFAPCSHPQVSNYLTLLAESLPSDSNEESSIPAFNRGNRNRCSVPGILYNTNTMESFHGLDKQGLLKAEAKKIWEDIHSGKVLEDSAVLSRFLLISFADLKKWSFHYWFAFPALILDPPATLVDLRPASQWFTLEEAESVSTACNEWRNSSVTADVPFFLVSVGSDSRAAVRHLKDWETCQDDGQKLLFAFYDPCHLPNNPGWPLRNFLAFICARWNLKTVHFLCYRENRGFADLSLSLVGEALITISQGWREHQCVPNAVGWELNKGRKVPRCINLAKSMDPTRLAISAADLNLKLMRWRALPSLNLDILFSIKCLLLGAGTLGCQVARMLMAWGVRKITLVDNGRVAMSNPLRQSLYTLDDCLNGGDFKATAAVRSLQRIFPAVVAEGVVMAIPMPGHPVSSQEENSVLEDCRRLNDLIGSHDVIFLLTDTRESRWLPTLLCANTNKITITAALGFDSFLVMRHGPGPFNSTPDLKVEMPNSLSDVLDNLALTNTDGKQRLGCYFCNDVVAPTDSTSNRTLDQQCTVTRPGLAPIASALAVELLVGILHHPYGIFAEAEIANSNNGGSSELPLGILPHQIRGSLPHFQQMTLVGHSSNSCTACCSTVVSEYRKRGMQFILQAINHPTFLEDLTGLTELMRSANTFQLDWDDEIEDADDECIEL encoded by the exons ATGGCAAAAGAGGGGAGTGGATCCATACTGCAATTCGCACCGTTTCAAAGTTCAGTAGACGAAGGATTTTGGCACCGATTATCTTCTTTGAAGCTCAACAAGTTTGGCATAGACGATTCTCCCATCCCTATCTCCG GTTTCTTTGCACCTTGCTCACATCCTCAGGTATCGAATTATTTAACTCTTCTCGCTGAATCACTGCCGTCTGATTCAAATGAGGAATCATCAATTCCAGCTTTTAATCGAGGCAATCGGAATAGGTGCTCTGTTCCGGGCATTCTTTACAACACTAATACGATGGAAAGTTTCCATGGTTTGGATAAACAAGGTCTGCTCAAGGCAGAAGCAAAGAAG ATTTGGGAGGATATTCATAGTGGAAAAGTTCTGGAGGATTCTGCAGTATTATCAAGGTTCCTTCTTATCTCATTTGCAGACCTGAAAAAATGGAGCTTTCATTATTGGTTTGCTTTCCCTGCTCTTATACTTGATCCTCCTGCTACCTTGGTTGATTTGAGGCCGGCTTCTCAATGGTTCACCTTGGAAGAG GCAGAATCTGTATCAACAGCATGTAATGAATGGCGAAACTCAAGTGTAACTGCTG ATGTGCCATTCTTTTTGGTCAGTGTCGGTTCTGATTCACGTGCTGCCGTTAGGCATCTTAAGGATTGGGAAACCTGTCAAGATGATGGTCAAAAG TTGCTATTTGCATTTTATGACCCATGTCATCTTCCAAACAATCCTGGCTGGCCTCTCCGCAACTTCCTAGCATTTATTTGTGCTAGATGGAATCTCAAAACAGTTCACTTTTTGTGCTATAGAGAGAACCGTGGTTTTGCTGATTTGAGTTTGTCCCTTGTTGGTGAAGCCTTGATTACAATTTCACAAG GATGGAGGGAACATCAATGTGTGCCCAATGCTGTAGGATGGGAACTTAACAAGGGGAGAAAAGTACCAAGGTGTATTAACCTTGCAAAATCCATGGATCCAACCAG GTTAGCTATATCTGCTGCAGACTTAAATTTGAAACTGATGAGATGGCGTGCTTTGCCATCTCTTAACTTAGACATCTTGTTTTCTATCAAGTGCCTTCTCCTTGGCGCAGGTACACTTGGATGCCAGGTTGCTCGAATGCTTATG GCTTGGGGTGTCCGCAAAATCACTCTAGTTGACAATGGCAGGGTGGCCATGTCTAATCCATTGAGGCAGTCCCTGTACACATTGGATGACTGCCTCAATGGTGGTGATTTTAAAGCCACAGCAGCAGTGAGAAGCCTACAGCGAATATTTCCTGCAGTg GTAGCAGAAGGTGTTGTTATGGCCATTCCTATGCCTGGACATCCAGTGTCCAGCCAAGAAGAGAACAGTGTGCTTGAAGATTGTAGACGACTCAACGATTTGATTGGTTCTCATGATGTAATTTTCTTGTTGACTGATACTAGAGAGAGTCGGTGGCTCCCTACACTTCTCTGTGCCAACACTAACAAG ATAACCATTACTGCAGCCCTTGGGTTTGACAGCTTCTTGGTTATGCGCCATGGACCTGGTCCTTTTAACTCCACTCCTGACTTGAAAGTTGAAATGCCAAATTCTTTATCTGATGTCCTGGACAACCTTGCCCTAACAAATACAGATGGAAAGCAGAGACTGGGTTGTTACTTCTGTAATGATGTGGTTGCCCCAACAGAT TCAACTTCGAACCGCACATTGGATCAGCAGTGCACTGTTACACGTCCAGGGCTTGCACCTATTGCTTCCGCACTTGCAGTTGAGCTTTTAGTAGGCATATTGCATCACCCTTATGG GATATTTGCTGAAGCTGAGATTGCCAACTCCAATAATGGTGGAAGTAGTGAGCTTCCTCTGGGTATTTTACCCCATCAAATACGAGGTTCCCTCCCCCACTTCCAACAGATGACCCTTGTGGGCCACTCCTCTAACAGTTGTACAGCATGTTGCAGCACT GTTGTGTCGGAATATCGCAAAAGAGGGATGCAATTCATTCTCCAAGCAATTAACCATCCCACCTTTTTGGAGGATCTTACTGGACTAACAGAGTTGATGAGATCAGCAAACACTTTTCAACTAGACTGGGATGATGAGATAGAGGATGCTGATGATGAATGCATCGAACTATAA
- the LOC18596704 gene encoding ubiquitin-like modifier-activating enzyme atg7 isoform X2, producing the protein MRNHQFQLLIEAIGIGALFRAFFTTLIRWKVSMVWINKVCSRQKQRRFGRIFIVEKFWRILQYYQDVPFFLVSVGSDSRAAVRHLKDWETCQDDGQKLLFAFYDPCHLPNNPGWPLRNFLAFICARWNLKTVHFLCYRENRGFADLSLSLVGEALITISQGWREHQCVPNAVGWELNKGRKVPRCINLAKSMDPTRLAISAADLNLKLMRWRALPSLNLDILFSIKCLLLGAGTLGCQVARMLMAWGVRKITLVDNGRVAMSNPLRQSLYTLDDCLNGGDFKATAAVRSLQRIFPAVVAEGVVMAIPMPGHPVSSQEENSVLEDCRRLNDLIGSHDVIFLLTDTRESRWLPTLLCANTNKITITAALGFDSFLVMRHGPGPFNSTPDLKVEMPNSLSDVLDNLALTNTDGKQRLGCYFCNDVVAPTDSTSNRTLDQQCTVTRPGLAPIASALAVELLVGILHHPYGIFAEAEIANSNNGGSSELPLGILPHQIRGSLPHFQQMTLVGHSSNSCTACCSTVVSEYRKRGMQFILQAINHPTFLEDLTGLTELMRSANTFQLDWDDEIEDADDECIEL; encoded by the exons ATGAGGAATCATCAATTCCAGCTTTTAATCGAGGCAATCGGAATAGGTGCTCTGTTCCGGGCATTCTTTACAACACTAATACGATGGAAAGTTTCCATGGTTTGGATAAACAAGGTCTGCTCAAGGCAGAAGCAAAGAAG ATTTGGGAGGATATTCATAGTGGAAAAGTTCTGGAGGATTCTGCAGTATTATCAAG ATGTGCCATTCTTTTTGGTCAGTGTCGGTTCTGATTCACGTGCTGCCGTTAGGCATCTTAAGGATTGGGAAACCTGTCAAGATGATGGTCAAAAG TTGCTATTTGCATTTTATGACCCATGTCATCTTCCAAACAATCCTGGCTGGCCTCTCCGCAACTTCCTAGCATTTATTTGTGCTAGATGGAATCTCAAAACAGTTCACTTTTTGTGCTATAGAGAGAACCGTGGTTTTGCTGATTTGAGTTTGTCCCTTGTTGGTGAAGCCTTGATTACAATTTCACAAG GATGGAGGGAACATCAATGTGTGCCCAATGCTGTAGGATGGGAACTTAACAAGGGGAGAAAAGTACCAAGGTGTATTAACCTTGCAAAATCCATGGATCCAACCAG GTTAGCTATATCTGCTGCAGACTTAAATTTGAAACTGATGAGATGGCGTGCTTTGCCATCTCTTAACTTAGACATCTTGTTTTCTATCAAGTGCCTTCTCCTTGGCGCAGGTACACTTGGATGCCAGGTTGCTCGAATGCTTATG GCTTGGGGTGTCCGCAAAATCACTCTAGTTGACAATGGCAGGGTGGCCATGTCTAATCCATTGAGGCAGTCCCTGTACACATTGGATGACTGCCTCAATGGTGGTGATTTTAAAGCCACAGCAGCAGTGAGAAGCCTACAGCGAATATTTCCTGCAGTg GTAGCAGAAGGTGTTGTTATGGCCATTCCTATGCCTGGACATCCAGTGTCCAGCCAAGAAGAGAACAGTGTGCTTGAAGATTGTAGACGACTCAACGATTTGATTGGTTCTCATGATGTAATTTTCTTGTTGACTGATACTAGAGAGAGTCGGTGGCTCCCTACACTTCTCTGTGCCAACACTAACAAG ATAACCATTACTGCAGCCCTTGGGTTTGACAGCTTCTTGGTTATGCGCCATGGACCTGGTCCTTTTAACTCCACTCCTGACTTGAAAGTTGAAATGCCAAATTCTTTATCTGATGTCCTGGACAACCTTGCCCTAACAAATACAGATGGAAAGCAGAGACTGGGTTGTTACTTCTGTAATGATGTGGTTGCCCCAACAGAT TCAACTTCGAACCGCACATTGGATCAGCAGTGCACTGTTACACGTCCAGGGCTTGCACCTATTGCTTCCGCACTTGCAGTTGAGCTTTTAGTAGGCATATTGCATCACCCTTATGG GATATTTGCTGAAGCTGAGATTGCCAACTCCAATAATGGTGGAAGTAGTGAGCTTCCTCTGGGTATTTTACCCCATCAAATACGAGGTTCCCTCCCCCACTTCCAACAGATGACCCTTGTGGGCCACTCCTCTAACAGTTGTACAGCATGTTGCAGCACT GTTGTGTCGGAATATCGCAAAAGAGGGATGCAATTCATTCTCCAAGCAATTAACCATCCCACCTTTTTGGAGGATCTTACTGGACTAACAGAGTTGATGAGATCAGCAAACACTTTTCAACTAGACTGGGATGATGAGATAGAGGATGCTGATGATGAATGCATCGAACTATAA